The Dama dama isolate Ldn47 chromosome X, ASM3311817v1, whole genome shotgun sequence nucleotide sequence TtagcctcatggaatgagttgaAAAGTTTTGCCTCTTCAATTTTGGGGGGAAATTTTGTGAATGcttggtattaattcttctttatgtatttggtagaattcaccaattATCTTGTTCTAGGGTTTTATATGTGGGAAGTTTTTCAATTAATTGTTCTATCTTTTTACTTGTTATATCTATTCAGTTTTTTCATTATTGTCAGTTTTGGTGGTTTGTGTTCTAGAAGTATGTTTGTTCCAATTAATGTATCTAATTTGTTCACATACAATTGCTcatagtattctttttttgtttgtttgtttaaatgcgTTTTATTTTTAGACAACCTACATGACACTTCTCTCAAAGACAATGCCTCTGCTCCAAATAAATCAACGttcaaaacaaatgaagagctcaaGATGACATCAGTCCCATCTGTCTAAGTCCTGGTGTTGTGTGGATGAAAAGCAGTGGCCAGCCAGTTATGACAACAGGCGATTGATCCAAAGTAACTGCCAACTTTGTTAACATTTTTCCATCTCTAAACCATCCTTAAAGAAAATCATATATGGGGTTACACCATCCTCACGGTCGTCCAGCAGAGCAACCATGCCATCTGGATTCATGTTTTCACAAATAAAGAACTGATAGTTTTTGAAATTAGCAAGGAAGTGCTTGATTTGTTCTGCAGTCCCTGTCATAAAAGGTTTTACTCTTTCTGGTCTCCCTTTGATTGACTTCATGTAACTTTTGATGTACTTCTTGTAGGCTTCTTTTGTGAAGCTGGTTTCCTGCAAGTGATGGTTCATGACACTATCGACATGAGTGATTACTGTGCTTTCGGTA carries:
- the LOC133051795 gene encoding translationally-controlled tumor protein-like, with amino-acid sequence MIIYRDLISHEEMFSDIYKIREVADGLCLEVEGKMVSRTEGNIDDSLIGGNASAEGPEGEGTESTVITHVDSVMNHHLQETSFTKEAYKKYIKSYMKSIKGRPERVKPFMTGTAEQIKHFLANFKNYQFFICENMNPDGMVALLDDREDGVTPYMIFFKDGLEMEKC